One stretch of Lacrimispora sphenoides DNA includes these proteins:
- the dnaN gene encoding DNA polymerase III subunit beta: protein MKLTFKQDEILNGINIVLKAVPSKTTMSILECIFIDASGSEIKLTANDMELGIETKVEGTILERGKIALEAKLLSEIVRKLSSVGDSLVTIESDEKLTTTISCENSVFHIQGRDGEEFAYLPYIERDHYICLSQFSLKEVIRQTIFSIAPNDSNKMMTGELFQVSGNQLKVVSLDGHRISIRNIELKDTYHDIKVIVPGKTLNEVSKILGGDNEKEVLIFFSTNHILFEFDDTIVVSRLIEGEYFRIDQMLSSDYETKTAVNKRELLDCLDRATILVRENDKKPLIMNIEDQEMQLKMNSSFGSMNAQVPIHKTGSDIMIGFNPKFLIDALRIIDDEEVTIYMLNPKSPCFIRDEEGKYIYLILPVNFNAAAV from the coding sequence ATGAAACTGACATTTAAACAGGATGAGATCCTAAACGGCATTAATATCGTACTGAAAGCGGTTCCCAGTAAAACAACCATGTCCATCCTGGAATGTATCTTCATCGATGCTAGCGGATCAGAGATCAAACTGACCGCCAATGATATGGAGCTGGGAATAGAAACAAAGGTAGAAGGAACCATCCTGGAAAGAGGTAAAATCGCCCTTGAGGCAAAGCTGCTTTCAGAGATCGTAAGAAAACTCTCTTCTGTAGGAGATTCCCTTGTTACCATTGAAAGCGATGAAAAGCTTACCACCACTATTTCCTGTGAAAACTCCGTATTCCATATCCAGGGTAGGGATGGGGAGGAATTTGCTTATCTTCCGTATATTGAACGGGATCATTATATCTGCCTTTCCCAGTTCTCATTAAAGGAAGTGATCCGCCAGACTATTTTCTCCATTGCTCCCAATGACAGCAATAAAATGATGACCGGAGAGCTTTTCCAGGTATCCGGAAACCAGTTAAAGGTGGTTTCTCTGGATGGTCACAGGATATCTATCCGAAATATTGAATTAAAAGATACTTATCATGATATAAAAGTCATTGTTCCTGGCAAGACTTTAAATGAAGTCAGCAAGATCCTTGGCGGAGACAATGAAAAGGAAGTGCTTATTTTCTTTAGCACCAACCACATTTTATTCGAATTTGATGATACCATTGTTGTTTCCCGTTTAATTGAAGGAGAATATTTCCGGATCGATCAGATGCTGTCCAGCGATTATGAGACAAAGACCGCTGTTAATAAAAGAGAGCTTCTGGACTGTCTTGACCGGGCAACCATCCTGGTAAGGGAAAATGATAAAAAGCCCCTGATCATGAATATCGAAGATCAGGAAATGCAGCTTAAGATGAATTCCAGCTTTGGCTCCATGAATGCCCAGGTTCCGATTCATAAAACAGGAAGTGACATCATGATCGGCTTTAATCCAAAGTTCCTGATCGATGCCTTAAGAATTATTGATGACGAAGAAGTAACCATTTACATGCTAAATCCCAAATCCCCCTGCTTTATCAGGGATGAAGAGGGCAAATATATTTACCTGATCCTTCCTGTCAACTTTAATGCGGCAGCTGTTTAA
- a CDS encoding MGH1-like glycoside hydrolase domain-containing protein: MNIMTHNNLRAMHWNSLSQHMADHFITRHLLNPEEFWTYMPLPSIAVNDPLFRNIPTNDWSGQSEALTFQRAIRALENYGYDHLIPYLGEKLFRAIGKTCIFVQQYDPFTGKPSLESLEGMQDSYGPAMLSVMEYAARMYGIHMEHDKIYWGTTGGHESLYEQVWGNHLFKIKNSGTRSEAIVDGKKVFEAGKDLKIITDIKGNLLDLRRLNAHADIRQIKTFL; encoded by the coding sequence ATGAATATTATGACCCATAACAATTTAAGAGCCATGCACTGGAACAGCCTGTCCCAGCACATGGCCGACCATTTTATCACACGGCACTTACTGAATCCAGAAGAATTCTGGACTTACATGCCACTTCCATCCATTGCGGTAAATGATCCTCTATTTCGTAATATTCCCACTAACGACTGGAGCGGCCAATCAGAAGCGCTCACGTTTCAGCGCGCGATCCGTGCTCTTGAGAATTATGGCTATGATCATCTGATCCCATATCTTGGAGAAAAGCTGTTTCGTGCAATCGGGAAAACATGCATTTTTGTACAGCAGTATGATCCTTTCACCGGGAAGCCCTCCTTAGAATCCTTAGAAGGAATGCAGGATTCCTATGGCCCTGCCATGCTTTCCGTCATGGAGTATGCAGCCCGTATGTACGGGATTCACATGGAACACGATAAGATTTACTGGGGAACTACAGGAGGACACGAAAGTCTCTATGAGCAGGTATGGGGAAATCATCTATTTAAAATAAAAAACTCAGGTACCCGGTCAGAAGCCATTGTTGACGGAAAAAAAGTTTTTGAAGCCGGAAAAGACTTAAAGATCATTACAGATATAAAAGGGAATCTATTGGATTTAAGGCGATTGAATGCACATGCAGATATCAGACAAATAAAAACGTTTTTATAA
- the recF gene encoding DNA replication/repair protein RecF (All proteins in this family for which functions are known are DNA-binding proteins that assist the filamentation of RecA onto DNA for the initiation of recombination or recombinational repair.): MIIESIELKNYRNYDELHMDFSHGTNILYGDNAQGKTNVLEAIYVCATTKSHRGSKDKEIIQFDRDESHIKLNIRKKDIPYRIDMHLKKNKAKGVAVNGVPIRKASELFGIVNVVFFSPEDLNLIKNGPAERRRFVDLELCQLNKLYVHSLVQYNRIVTQRNKLLKDMAFRPDYEETLDIWDMQLVQYGKEMIGYRKEFIEQLDGIIGPIHGNLSGEKETLRILYEPNVEADAFEDVIRRSRQQDIKQKTTLTGPHRDDLSFIINGIDIRRFGSQGQQRTAALSLKLAEIELVEKTVYDYPILLLDDVLSELDSSRQNQLLAGINHIQTVITCTGLEEFVRNRFPVDKIFKVVSGTVGSEN; the protein is encoded by the coding sequence ATGATCATTGAATCGATAGAGCTTAAGAATTACCGCAACTATGATGAATTACATATGGATTTCAGTCATGGAACCAATATACTCTATGGGGACAATGCCCAGGGGAAAACAAATGTCTTAGAAGCAATCTATGTCTGTGCTACGACAAAATCCCACAGAGGGAGCAAGGATAAGGAAATCATACAGTTTGACAGGGATGAGTCGCATATCAAGCTAAACATCAGAAAGAAAGATATTCCATACCGGATTGACATGCATTTGAAGAAGAATAAAGCCAAAGGCGTGGCAGTAAATGGCGTTCCCATAAGGAAGGCCAGTGAGTTGTTTGGAATCGTCAACGTTGTATTTTTTTCTCCGGAGGACTTAAATCTCATAAAAAACGGGCCAGCCGAAAGGCGACGGTTCGTTGATTTAGAATTATGTCAACTAAACAAGCTTTACGTCCATTCCCTAGTGCAGTATAATAGGATTGTGACGCAGCGCAATAAACTGTTGAAAGATATGGCTTTCCGGCCTGATTACGAAGAAACCCTGGACATATGGGATATGCAGCTGGTCCAATATGGAAAGGAAATGATTGGTTACCGGAAAGAATTTATTGAACAGCTGGATGGAATCATAGGGCCCATCCACGGGAATCTTTCCGGGGAAAAGGAAACTCTGCGCATCCTTTATGAGCCAAATGTAGAGGCGGATGCGTTTGAAGATGTCATAAGGCGAAGCAGGCAGCAGGATATCAAGCAGAAAACGACGCTTACCGGTCCCCACCGGGATGATTTAAGTTTCATCATCAACGGAATCGACATTCGCCGGTTTGGTTCCCAGGGGCAGCAGAGGACAGCGGCTTTGTCCTTAAAGCTTGCAGAAATAGAACTGGTAGAAAAAACAGTATATGATTATCCCATCCTTTTGCTGGATGACGTATTATCAGAGCTGGACAGCAGCAGACAAAATCAATTACTTGCAGGAATCAATCATATACAGACCGTGATCACCTGTACGGGACTGGAAGAATTTGTAAGAAACCGGTTTCCCGTA
- the dnaA gene encoding chromosomal replication initiator protein DnaA: protein MLEKLKEKWDDILFNLKEEHEITDVSFKTWLLPLKVYSVNGEKVIVTVPDVEFLGYIRKKYGFLLKITIEEVTGFECSVDFVVENQLPKEAAAPAGNTLITNTINQVSQSAIITANLNAKYIFDTFVVGANNNLAHAASLAVAESPGEIYNPLFIYGGVGLGKTHLMHSIGHFILKNNPAAKVLYVTSEKFTNELIDAIRNKNNFSPTEFREKYRNNDVLLIDDIQFIIGKESTQEEFFHTFNALYEAKKQIIISSDKPPKEIETLEERLRSRFEWGLTVDIQSPDYETRMAILRKKEEMEGYNIDNEVIKYIATNIKSNIRELEGALTKIVALSRLDNKEITVELAEEALKDIISPNDKREVTPELVIQVVADHYGITPLDISSQKRNKEIVYPRQIVMYLCRDMVGTPLQMIGKYLGGRDHTTIIHGIEKINAEINKNDTLNNTIEILKKKISPQ, encoded by the coding sequence ATGTTAGAAAAGTTAAAGGAAAAATGGGATGATATCTTATTTAATTTGAAAGAAGAGCACGAAATTACGGACGTGTCTTTTAAAACTTGGCTTCTTCCGCTAAAAGTTTATTCTGTAAACGGCGAAAAAGTCATTGTCACGGTACCGGATGTGGAATTCTTGGGATACATCCGCAAAAAATACGGGTTTCTTCTAAAAATCACCATAGAAGAAGTGACTGGATTTGAGTGCAGTGTTGATTTTGTTGTTGAAAATCAACTTCCGAAAGAGGCCGCCGCCCCTGCGGGTAACACTCTTATTACTAATACCATAAATCAGGTCAGCCAGTCGGCTATCATAACCGCAAATTTAAATGCGAAATACATATTCGATACCTTTGTGGTAGGTGCCAACAATAACCTGGCTCATGCCGCCTCTTTGGCTGTTGCAGAATCTCCAGGTGAAATTTATAATCCTCTGTTCATATATGGAGGCGTGGGTCTTGGAAAAACTCACTTAATGCATTCCATCGGCCATTTTATCTTAAAGAATAATCCGGCTGCAAAGGTTCTCTACGTGACCAGTGAGAAATTCACCAATGAGCTGATCGATGCAATCCGTAATAAAAACAACTTCTCTCCTACTGAATTCCGTGAGAAATACAGAAACAATGATGTTCTGCTGATCGATGATATCCAGTTTATCATTGGTAAAGAAAGTACCCAGGAGGAATTCTTCCATACCTTCAACGCCTTATACGAGGCCAAAAAGCAGATTATCATTTCCTCTGATAAACCACCTAAGGAAATCGAAACCTTGGAGGAACGGCTCCGTTCCCGGTTTGAATGGGGCTTAACCGTGGACATACAGTCCCCTGATTATGAGACCAGGATGGCCATCCTCAGGAAAAAGGAAGAAATGGAAGGCTATAACATTGACAATGAAGTCATTAAATACATAGCAACCAACATCAAATCCAACATCCGGGAACTGGAAGGCGCCCTGACAAAAATCGTAGCCCTCTCCCGCCTTGATAATAAGGAGATTACCGTAGAACTGGCGGAAGAAGCATTAAAGGACATAATCTCCCCCAACGACAAGCGGGAAGTCACGCCAGAACTTGTCATACAGGTTGTTGCAGATCATTACGGCATTACTCCCCTTGATATCTCTTCCCAGAAAAGAAACAAGGAAATCGTTTATCCACGTCAGATTGTTATGTACCTCTGCCGCGACATGGTTGGAACCCCCTTACAGATGATTGGAAAATACCTGGGAGGAAGGGACCATACTACCATCATCCATGGGATAGAAAAAATTAACGCAGAGATAAACAAAAACGATACTTTAAATAACACCATTGAAATTCTTAAAAAGAAAATTAGTCCACAATAA
- a CDS encoding extracellular solute-binding protein, which yields MKKSIQLLLAACTVLSLWGCSSKAAQQTTEAATTAAAAESQKPESEPADTKGLPPYTGGSAELRFSWWGNDERASLTNQVIDRFMAAYPDIKVTGEPNGGTADHFQIIDTQLQGNNAPDLIQFGGNYPDYIQYLTPLNDFLGKQLLINTAEQGPASQCHEYYDP from the coding sequence ATGAAAAAATCGATTCAACTGCTGTTAGCTGCCTGCACAGTCCTTTCCTTATGGGGATGCAGTTCCAAGGCCGCTCAACAAACAACAGAAGCGGCGACCACTGCTGCGGCCGCAGAATCACAAAAGCCTGAAAGTGAGCCGGCAGATACAAAAGGCCTTCCCCCATATACCGGTGGATCGGCTGAACTGCGCTTTAGCTGGTGGGGCAACGATGAACGGGCTTCCCTCACCAATCAGGTGATCGACCGGTTCATGGCCGCCTATCCCGATATCAAAGTTACAGGTGAACCTAACGGCGGTACTGCCGATCATTTTCAGATCATTGATACCCAGCTTCAGGGGAATAATGCTCCTGATCTGATCCAATTCGGAGGCAATTATCCGGATTACATACAGTATCTTACTCCTCTTAATGACTTTCTCGGGAAACAGCTTTTGATCAATACTGCCGAGCAGGGACCGGCATCACAATGTCATGAATATTATGACCCATAA
- a CDS encoding ECF transporter S component, whose protein sequence is MNIENKTRSLVLAAVFVAIIVIMAFTPFGYIPLGFMNATIIHVPVIIGAIILGPKYGGFLGMVFGLTSLWKNTYMPNPTSFVFSPFIKVGEYGGNIGSLIICMIPRILVGIVAYYVFRAVLKALGERSGKRTIALAAAGVAGSLTNTLLVMNLIYLFFGKEYGQAARGLAEGIYSVIIGIICINGIPEAIVAGILTVAVSQALFKAMKG, encoded by the coding sequence ATGAATATTGAGAACAAAACCCGTAGCCTGGTACTGGCAGCCGTATTTGTTGCCATTATCGTCATCATGGCGTTTACACCCTTTGGGTACATTCCCCTGGGATTTATGAACGCCACGATCATTCACGTTCCGGTCATAATTGGAGCCATTATACTTGGACCAAAATATGGCGGATTCTTGGGAATGGTATTCGGACTGACCAGTCTGTGGAAAAATACCTACATGCCCAATCCTACTTCCTTTGTATTTTCTCCTTTTATTAAAGTAGGAGAGTACGGTGGGAATATAGGCAGCCTGATCATTTGTATGATTCCCAGGATTCTTGTAGGTATCGTGGCCTATTATGTGTTCCGGGCGGTATTAAAAGCTCTGGGCGAGAGAAGCGGAAAGAGGACCATTGCTTTGGCGGCCGCAGGAGTGGCAGGATCATTAACCAATACTTTATTGGTAATGAATCTGATTTACTTATTTTTCGGAAAAGAATATGGACAGGCGGCAAGGGGACTGGCGGAAGGAATCTATTCCGTAATTATTGGAATCATATGTATCAACGGAATTCCGGAGGCTATCGTGGCGGGAATACTTACTGTGGCGGTCTCCCAGGCGTTATTTAAGGCCATGAAAGGATAA
- a CDS encoding RNA-binding S4 domain-containing protein: METIKLRDEYIKLGQALKAAGMVGSGVDAKFVIEDGLVQVNGQVEYQRGKKLRAGDVVTFDGNTIKIEE; the protein is encoded by the coding sequence ATGGAGACAATCAAGTTAAGGGATGAATACATTAAGCTGGGACAGGCCTTAAAGGCAGCCGGTATGGTTGGATCAGGGGTTGACGCCAAATTTGTCATTGAGGATGGTCTTGTGCAGGTCAACGGCCAGGTAGAATACCAGAGAGGAAAGAAATTAAGAGCCGGAGACGTAGTCACTTTTGATGGCAATACCATTAAAATCGAGGAATAA